A region of the Kribbella sp. NBC_01245 genome:
CCGGAGCCGAGGTCGTGCTGAGCGCGGCGAAGGCCGGTCGTGGTGTCGGTGCGTTCAACGTGATCCAGCTGGAGCACGCTGTCGCGCTGATCGCGGGCGCCGAGCAGGCCGGCGCGCCCGTCATCCTGCAGATCAGCGAGAACGCGGTGAAGTACCACGGCGCCCTCAAGCCGATCGGCGTCGCCACTCTCGCCGCGGCCGCCGCGTCGACCGTGCCAGTGGTCGTACACCTGGACCACGCGATGGACCGGGACCTCGTCACCGAGGCCGTCTCGCTCGGCTTCACGTCGGTGATGTTCGACGCGTCGAAACTGGAGTACGCCGAGAACGTGCGGGCCACTGCCGAGGTAACAGCGTTCTGCCACGAGAACGGCGTTTTCGTCGAAGCGGAGATCGGCGAAGTCGGCGGCAAGGACGGCGTCCACGCCCCCGGCGCGCGCACCCGGCCCGACGAGGCAGCCGCCTTCGTCGAGGCGACGGGGGTCGACGCTCTCGCTGTGGCGGTCGGCTCGTCGCACGCGATGACCGAGCGAACTGCCGAACTCGACTTCGAGCTCATCGGACTCCTGCGCGAGGCAGTCAGCGTTCCACTCGTTCTGCACGGCTCATCCGGTGTAGCCGACGCCGACCTCACCCGCGCGGTCGAGGCCGGTATGACCAAGGTCAACATCGCGACTCACCTCAACAACGTCTTCACCGACGTAGTCCGCCAAGTCCTCGCCAACAACCCCACTCTGGTAGACACCCGCAAATACCTAGGCCCCGCCCGCGACGCCGTAGCCACCGAAGTCGCCCGCCTCCTAACCACCCTAAAAGCCACCTAACCCACCCCCACCACGCCGCCGCCTCCACCGTGCGGCGCCGTGCACGGATCGCGAGTCTGTCCTTGAGCACCACTGCCGAGTGGTCCCGCGCCCGGCTGGCATCTTCCCGAGCGGACTGGACGTTTTCCGGCCGCGAGAACGTCCAGTCCGCTCGGGAAGACGCACCCGCAGCCATCGATAAGCGCTGAGTCGTCAGGTTCCGCCGCCGGTCCCCGTCCCGGCAAGTTTGGCGAGTCCACCCCCTTTTCCGCAGGTCGACCCTCGGAATAGGGCGACGGTCGGTGGCATCGGCGGCCGCACTGCGTGTTTGGGAGTGGCTGGCCATTCGCGAGGTGGGTTACCACCCCGCCAATCCGAGGTGGTAACCCACCCGCACGGTGGTTACCCCCTCGCAATTCGTCGGCCTCGTGGCGATCGGGCTCTTGACCGCGGCAAGGCGGGCGCATTCTGCGACAACCCGCCAATTCGCAAGAACTCAGGGGGACGGGTGCCCACCAACACCACCCGGAATCGGGCGCGCAGGACGAGCCACCTCGCGCCGGATCGCGCGGGATCCGCGGGATCGCGGGATCCGGGGAGGCCGGTCGACGCTGGAGAGGATGGGGTTACATGGAGGCGGCGCCGCGGGTCCAGTGGGTGCGGAGGTTGTTGCGGGCGGTGGTTACCTGGGCGCGGATCGTCGGGTCGGGGACTTCGTAGTCTTCGATCATTCGGCTGAGGGCGTGTTCGATGGCGGCGATCACGGCGTCCTCGTCCGAGACGGGGAGCGGGCGGCCGGCGAGGCCCGTCGTCAGG
Encoded here:
- a CDS encoding class II fructose-bisphosphate aldolase; amino-acid sequence: MPLVSGAEVVLSAAKAGRGVGAFNVIQLEHAVALIAGAEQAGAPVILQISENAVKYHGALKPIGVATLAAAAASTVPVVVHLDHAMDRDLVTEAVSLGFTSVMFDASKLEYAENVRATAEVTAFCHENGVFVEAEIGEVGGKDGVHAPGARTRPDEAAAFVEATGVDALAVAVGSSHAMTERTAELDFELIGLLREAVSVPLVLHGSSGVADADLTRAVEAGMTKVNIATHLNNVFTDVVRQVLANNPTLVDTRKYLGPARDAVATEVARLLTTLKAT